ttgcaaattattgaattttattatcaaaatgcgtgctctgttgagAAAGTTTATCGTGTGCTTCTTCCACAaagcgacaaagctcatttttagctcaatgggtacgtaaataagcagaataatcgattttggagtgaagatcagccagaaatattgcaagagctTCCAATACATCCAGAataaaagttacagtttggtgcggtttatgggctggtggcatcattggaccgtacttcttcaaatatgacgCTAATCGTAACgtaaactgtgaatggtgaggaCTACCGTGAGGTAATATCCAACCTTTTCTTGCTGGTTTCAACAgcacggtgccacatgccacacagcacgcacaATAAttaacttattgagaggcgagtacggtgaacattttattgcacattcggaaccggtcaattggcaggctagatcgtgcgatttaacgactttagacaattttttgtggggctttgtaaaagttcatgtctatacaggcaagcctgattcaattgacgcattggaagacaacattggattaagcggatggaccatttgaggagcAATTACgctcaacattaaattatatggaccgtactatcgactcaaataaagaattcatacatttttctgaattttatgggtgttttttttataccccactaatctagtcattccgtttgtaacacctcgaaatattgttctaggaccccataaattatatatattcttgatcgtctcgaaattctgattcgaaatagccatgacggaccgttctcccgatttgacttcttgagcccctggaagcctttatttttattcgatttgcctgaaattttgcacatagtattctgttatgactcataATAATAGacctaagtacggttcaaatcggtcgagaaccttatatataaaccgatctcccgatttgacttctagagtccatggaagcctcaatttttttccccatttggctgaagttttgcatgtggtgttatgtcaaaacttccaaaaattgttccatgtacggtccaaatcgttgaagaacccaatagctcccatataaaccgatcccccgatttgagttcttgagcccatggaagccacaatttttgtccgatttggctgaagttttgcatgtggtgtaatgttatgacttccaacaactgttctaagtacggtccaaatcggtttaaaaacctgatatagctctcatataaaccgatctcccgatttgacttcttaagcccatggaagccacaattttggtccgaattggttgaagttttgcaaatagtgttctattatgacttccaataactgtgctaagtacggtctaaatcggtcaaaaacttgatatagctcccatataaactgacctcccgatttatcttcttgagcctcaattttcatccgatatagactAAAACCTAACCTTCTTCCATGACTTTTATGTGTATTCCGGTTTACATTAATATATATCTCTCATTTATATTCAAAACCCTATTTGCACTTTTAGAGCAGTACttattacaattttgaacagatttgctcgaattttggcacgtatgtattatttattacccaactgAGGACCCGGTCCATTAAATTGGTTTAAAATGAAACATATCCTCCATATAGTATTATTTTCCAATTCACTTATAGGGTAGGGTTATAGGATAGTCGGCAcaacccgacttttgcctttccctactttaattaaaattttaagctggGGACCCTTCCCATTCCATATGAGGTCCATGGGTGAGTATTATTCTAAGACTTCTGCATACATCCATGTTGCTGGATATCCAGTTGATCTGATGAATGttattaatgttaatgttatttCATCCCAATGTGCACATTATTGTAGTTGAAATGCAATTACAAATGGTCATTACATTGAGTTCAAGGGGACTATTATTTATACAATAAGCAagtttgtttttgaaatttaaatagcAAATAGTCTATGGCGGCACTATTTAAAAGGACAATGAACTTCATGAAGAAACTCAGTAATGTCTTTCTTATTGCCCCTCTTTTGTAATCAACAACACTGTATATAATTTATGGCCAATTATACTactaaattgaaaataaatttaaaacaaagaatTCAGAGGAAAGTAATGCCAATAATTGCATGTTTTTAAAAAACGCCTAGTGAAGCAGTTGCCATGGAATAAAACCGGGACCAAAAGGGAACGGATCCAACAATGGCTATGGactatagatatcaaattatgATCGGAGAAAAAAACTGCTTAAacaggtgttataaacggaatttcttcaatccgtttgtaacacctacaaATATGAATCaaagaccccattaagtttatatatcttgatcgtcatgaaattttaatttgatttagccatgtccgttcatctgtctgtcgaacgcGCGCTAGCTTTCGCaggagtaaggctaggcgcttgaaattttgcacaaatattgggttgcccaaaaagtaattgcggatttttttaaagtaaagtaaatgcatttttaataaaacttagaatgaactttaatcaaatatacttttttacactttttttcaaaagcaagcaaaaagtaaataaatcgattcttgaacttctagacggcgaatttcttatccgatattggctaaaattttgtttaaatttttatttatgacttgcaacaactgggccaagtatggtctaagtcagtgcgtaacctgatatagccaccatataaactaatcacccgattagacttcttattCTAGACGAGGGcgcaccctctagaagcccagtttggttgaaattttgcacatgtcgttttggtatgatttccaacaactgttccaagttcttaatcggttgataacttgatatagctgccatataaacagatctcctaatttgactttttgagcctctggaggaagCAATTATTAGTCGATTTGCTAGATATTTctgaggtggtgtttttctatgacttctaaaaagtatttgtttttAAAGCCTTCATTTTTATTCCTTTTAATCCTTATTAgcgaaatacgaaatattatgatCGGTCAACAATAACAcaacaaaaagtgaattttgaatggcgtccgaaattggaaaaagtgaattttttgggATCCACATATAAAACGATTCACGGATTTGGCTTCtcaatttttatctaatttggctgaaagttggtatgatccgaatctgtcAATATACTGATAGTAACAGAGTTCAAATATTAACTGAGttaataaaggcaaattttttttgcggaatatatggtggtgagtattcaAGATTTGACCCAGCCGAACCTCCTCCATAACCTAATTCACAAAAACGACAGATCTCACTCTTattgtaacctaaaaacaaacattCGGTATGTAAATTTGGGGTGAGTTGGCTAAGGGGACTGCCCCACCTCAAAGACCGAAAAATggatatataaaccaataatgataaTATGGGTCTCACATGAAAGATACttgaaagtagaaaacaaatatgataTCTCAATATGCGACCAAGTGATTGGGGGCTCCACCCCTACAACGATCAGATTTATcatccatgtcaatatggggctcaaatgaaaggtaattcaaagtaaagcatgaatctgataacaACTATAGGTTTAAAGTGCCTATATATCCGCCCCACCTCAATAAAACCCCAAATTGGATGCATTTGCTGACCTTGGTAATATGGTGTTttagagtagagaacgaatctgatttttttcagggccaattcGCTTTTCAGGGTCGCCGCTGCACCCCTAAATACCCCCTTAAACCGGCATTACAAGGCTCAAATGAATAATATTtgtgagtagagcacgaatctgaaaaCAACATTCGGGAGCAAATGTCTAaatgtcccacccccataacaacccccgaaTAGAATGTTTTTGTTGATCTtgtcaatttggggctcaagtaaaaggtatttgagagtggaacacgaaactgatatttttcaggcaattaggggctgaaatgaagggtatttcagagtaaacaagtaaaagcgtgctaagttcggtcggactGAATCTTaggagcccaccaccatagattctgttaataatttatacaaaataaatttggttgaagggcataatattatttttcataccaaatttttgtcaaaccagcaaaaatttaagctactTGAAACCGAAAAAGGATATTCGGGAGACCGTTTACATGGGAGACCGTTTatcggttataaaccgatttggaccgttcctGGCAGagtcgttggaagtcgtaacagaacaccgcatgcaaaatttcagtaaaatcggacaaaaattgcggcttgtaaggactcaagaagtcaaatcaggagatcggtttatatgggagctacatcaggttatagagcgatttgaaccgtatttgacacagttgttaaaagtcataacaaaacactacatgcttagtttcagccaaatcggacgaaaattgcggcttccaggggctcaagaaatcaaatcgggagatcgagctatatataaatctggtattgaattgataccaaatggcattAAAATCTTTGCCACGCGAACAacataataccaggcggtattggcaaagtaccgtcatttttctatctgtgtatatgtatagatatataaactgatataaatcCCCTTAAACACCGAaaccccgatatgacttcttaggatcatagagggcgcaatcaatTCCCGATATGATTGTTGCAAAATGATTCCAATACGAACTGAGTTAACAAAGCTCAATTTGTATGGGACTACATGGCGATgggtacttggcacattttcgCACTTCATtactgattttgttgaaaattttgtacatctataaatcaaacattttccatttttttccccaaagccgtaaaaaaatcacaaaaaattcattgtcagaGAGTCCATGATGGTTCGGTCCGATCAGATTGTtggctttatttttaaatattcaatCAAACATAAAATCATTCATGATGGTGGTGATGTAGCATAATTCGCGTCGGTACTAATGAAATTCATAGCTTCTTCCACATTCACTTTGGGACTCATCACTGCTAGTACGAAATCTCGTAACCAAGTCGGCCACAATCTGTAAAgttacaaaaattcaaaatatgtcAATGGAAACCTTTTGGAATATCAAATTAAATACTCCATCAATTTGTAGAATAGACTTATGATGCGGGGCAATGTTATCTCCCCAAGGCCATGTAGCATTGCCTCCACTGCTTGTTTAGCAACCACATCGCCATCTATGGTGGGCAATACCCAATCGAACCCATACAGCTTCACAAGGTGCAGTACTTGATGATTGGTATTTAGAAATGTTGGCATTACGGTCAACACTTTAATATTGTATTTGGCAAGTTTCAACTCTGTTCTCAAGCAGGCCATATAAGCTCTCACAGCACTTTTGCATGAGCCATATATTTGACCATAAGGTGATGTAATAAGGGCGGCAATACTAGAAATAGCCATGATATGGCCATGATTTAATTCCTTCATGCGGGGCAAAAAGAGTTGATTCATCCACAATTGGGCTGTAAAGTTGACGGTGATCCTTTTTTGAATTTCCTTGCAATCCATAGGGTTGCTGTCGGATATGGCTAAAATGGCGGCATTGTTGATCAATATGGTGACATCTCCAAAATCTTGCACAACGTTGGAGTGAAATTCATTCAATTGCTGATAGTCAGATATATCAACCTACATAAGCTGTAGAAATTTAGTCTACTTTCACTACTGTATTAAGAAACTTCGTACCTTATAGGCCTTGGCCTTAACATTGTATGACTCACTCAAGAATTTGGCAGTGCCCTTTGTTTCGTCTTCCAAAATATCCAATACAGCTATGTGACAGCCCCTTTTGGCCAATTCAATGGCTAATTCGCGACCTAAACCTCTGGCGGCACCTGTAATGACAGCCACTTCCCCTTGTATGGTAGGATTTTGTGGCCTATGAAGTAGTTCTCTTATGACAATGATAACCCAAAAAATTGGTGTTAACACCAATGTCGTaattgtataaaaatagtaAGTCAAAGGGACTTGAATTTTGTTATAGGCCATTCTATTATCACAACGCAACACTTCAAGTGTTTGCTTCCAGAGCTATTCTGTTTGACTGCTTAATGTATTAGCTTGGACCTTGATGTTTGGCAATTTCTAATTTTCGTTGTAATTGTaaaagaaatttcattaaacaTGCTTTTATAACCGCCACCATACGGTGGGGgtgtacttatctagtcattccatttgtaatacaTCGTTGTGGTCATTAGGGAttgctaatgggccatatcggttcagatttggatatttttcTTCCATATAAATGGTCCTTCGagttgacttctggagcccctagaagccacaattgttatccaatttgactgaatttttgcacatagtgttttgttaggactccCAAAATCCATGGTAATTATTgtccaaatcagttaataattggatatgcaaatgtaaatttgtccatgaacattccataaagtaacagggacaaacttctcacatatcaatgagtattgTCCGATTCatttttatgctcaatgataagggatctcctttttatggctGAATCCGAAtgatgtgccgcagtgcgacacctttttgtggagaagtttttacatggcatagtacctcacatatgtcgtcagcatttggaggggataaccaccgctgacaattttttctgatggtctcgccaggatacgaacccaggcgttaagcgtcataggcggacatgctaacctctgcgctacggtggcctccgtataattcgattagctcccatataaacccattacCCGATTAGGTttcaaagctttaattttgtgcCTACTTTGGCAGAATCTACGTTGAGTGTGATTATCCAACTTAATTTTCTGTGGAATTTTAGTAGAATCACTTgtggtgggctcccaagattcggcccagtcgaactagtcacatttttttgttaattgtttagcattgttttatttaaaattcaagCAATGAATGCTCTACTGCTGCTATTACTcgatcagacatgtcatatTTAATTCCAAAATATCATttctgaaagttgtacacatcgtgcGATACACCCAgtgaaaagttgataccaaacgtgcttatttcagtaccatactCTAAAGATAGCAAAGCAACAccaaatggtacaaaaacaataccggatggaaCATTAAATGAATAGTACCGTTTTGTTCTAGCGGGATGAATCATTAAATAATTAGTAGCATTAGGTACTAGCTTTaataccgaactggtattggtttaaataccaataagtaattggttttagtaccaaacc
This Stomoxys calcitrans chromosome 2, idStoCalc2.1, whole genome shotgun sequence DNA region includes the following protein-coding sequences:
- the LOC106082608 gene encoding 17-beta-hydroxysteroid dehydrogenase 13 translates to MANNYNGVPLLYYMHFIATLLLSPIFWVIIVIRELFHRPKATQVQGEVAVITGAARGLGREYAIELAKRGCHIAVVDILEDAAKDTANFLSESFNVKAKAYKVDISDYQQLNEFHSNVVQDFGDVTILINNAAILAISDSNPMDCKEIQKRITVNFTAQLWMNQLFLPRMKELNHGHIMAISSIAALITSPYGQIYGSCKSAVRAYMACLRTELKLAKYNIKVLTVMPTFLNTNHQVLHLVKLYGFDWVLPTIDGDVVAKQAVEAMLHGLGEITLPRIISLFYKLMELWPTWLRDFVLAVMSPKVNVEEAMNFISTDANYATSPPS